The Mediterraneibacter butyricigenes genome contains the following window.
GTGGGCAATCAAAAAGCTTGTGTTTGAAGAAAAGAAGTATACATTAACAGAGATGGAACAGGCAGTCTTAAAGAACTTTGAAGGCTGTGAAAAGCTGAGAAAGGATTGTCTGGACTGCGAGAAATACGGAAATGATCTGGATAATGTGGATGCGATGGCAAATGAGGTCTATGAATATGTTGCAAAAGG
Protein-coding sequences here:
- a CDS encoding pyruvate formate lyase family protein is translated as MNEHVSFLFTSILMDDCLERGKALLDGGVRYLGGTCETYGNINTSDSLWAIKKLVFEEKKYTLTEMEQAVLKNFEGCEKLRKDCLDCEKYGNDLDNVDAMANEVYEYVAKG